The proteins below are encoded in one region of Alistipes indistinctus YIT 12060:
- a CDS encoding SusC/RagA family TonB-linked outer membrane protein — MKGTLRLFLVLCITALSMTLVQAQERTYSGVVKGSDGQPIIGASVEVVGTTVGTSTGLDGDYTIKANQGSKIKYSFLGTKSVTVTAGGSTTINVTLEDDATALDEVVVQAFGTIKKKDLTGSISTIDSKLISSQSNSTLSNALEGAIPGIQVSSVDGQPGLDMGIRVRGIGSASQSNANALIVVDGVPYANTYGYGKNVLSTMNPKDVESITVLKDAASTALWGSRGANGVIMVTTKRGQQGKAKITFEGKWGINMIADNQPNLIRGVEDNYEMMWEGIYNSVRYGSKELYTTNFSNPNMSHEDAALFASQHLFDYNGSTTLFARNTLGNWMYYDVPGANYVTTGTGTNTSATMMDAYLIDPATGRINANARKLWNVDDWRDLVYKRQFRQEYTVTASGATDKTDYFLSAGYMSDPSYIDNSHFNRYSVRSNINTQVTKWLKAGLNMSYSRRSTQMQNGRYSSRNPGAMVQNVFTWTNIYNPLASIYQRDAQGNMMYDEEGNKQVIHYYDQQYSPVGPVVPKWGGTSKTTGYDLQYQMDNSKTEYIQNDISTIGYVEAKFLKDFTFNARMSYDQSYGMRYIYLPKKWGESAGTEQGMMGRNYHQTNTINAQQTLNWGHDYGKHHVDAIIGHEFDWMNSQNLNYKSSLSLIDGFDTFANFIYLNNGGTFSGVGGGEDQEALEGYFGRANYIYDNKYYLTASLRTDGSSKFKEMDKRWGVFWSVGGAWRISAENWMQSASSWLTDLKIRADYGVIGNQSGIGRYGGYQTWSYGATGYTTPGSYAPKGWKLTQNAAPNTALTWEKRKTVDVGLDFRLWDRFYGTLDWYQTNTTDLLLAAPISYAMSGQNSLLQNVGELRTRGFEFDLGVDIIKTPDILWSFAVNGAHYKVKMMKAPESMINQEDALHSQKWWYATADAWNATGGTGSGSAAAYRRWIGGDYYNIIAAKYMGVDKTTGLPLFGALVTESNQSKFPNAKVGEVVATTDYSEAYMFDLGDATPDLMGGFSTSFRWKDLDFSAQFAFQIGGKFFSHLYGDYAYDVSGMGNRNLSQELLGNTFNAENTNAKFPMLMKYSPNGSNTYLGGNRVSSGNTYTDLAVFSASYLSVKNITVGYSFPQKWMDKIGIGGIRVYASLDNMWLFCKNGIDPRNSITGGFDIGPMVYPMMRSCSLGVNVTF, encoded by the coding sequence ATGAAAGGAACTCTACGATTGTTTTTAGTGCTGTGTATCACAGCATTAAGCATGACGCTGGTTCAGGCGCAGGAGCGGACTTACTCCGGCGTGGTGAAGGGCAGTGACGGGCAACCGATCATCGGCGCCAGCGTGGAAGTGGTGGGTACCACCGTAGGTACTTCGACGGGCCTTGACGGTGACTACACCATCAAAGCCAACCAAGGGAGCAAGATCAAATACTCCTTCCTGGGCACGAAGTCCGTGACGGTTACCGCAGGTGGCAGCACTACCATTAACGTCACCCTCGAAGACGATGCCACGGCATTGGACGAGGTTGTAGTACAGGCTTTCGGTACGATTAAGAAAAAAGACCTGACGGGCTCCATCAGTACGATCGACTCGAAGCTGATCAGCTCGCAGTCTAACTCGACGCTGTCCAATGCATTGGAGGGAGCCATCCCGGGTATCCAAGTATCTTCTGTCGACGGTCAGCCGGGTTTGGATATGGGTATCCGTGTCCGCGGTATCGGTTCCGCCAGCCAGAGCAATGCGAACGCCTTGATCGTTGTGGACGGTGTGCCTTATGCTAATACTTACGGGTACGGCAAGAACGTCCTCTCAACGATGAACCCGAAAGATGTGGAATCGATCACGGTTCTGAAAGATGCCGCTTCGACCGCCCTGTGGGGTTCGCGTGGTGCCAACGGTGTGATTATGGTAACCACCAAGCGCGGCCAGCAGGGCAAAGCGAAGATCACCTTCGAAGGCAAATGGGGTATCAACATGATCGCAGACAACCAGCCGAACCTGATCCGCGGCGTGGAAGACAACTACGAGATGATGTGGGAAGGTATCTACAACTCGGTACGTTACGGCAGCAAGGAGTTGTACACGACCAACTTCAGCAATCCGAACATGAGCCATGAGGATGCGGCCCTGTTCGCCAGCCAGCACCTGTTCGACTATAACGGCAGTACGACTTTATTCGCCAGGAATACCCTCGGCAACTGGATGTATTACGATGTCCCGGGCGCCAACTACGTGACCACCGGTACGGGCACCAACACCTCGGCCACCATGATGGACGCCTACCTGATCGATCCGGCCACCGGCAGGATCAATGCCAATGCCAGGAAACTGTGGAATGTCGACGACTGGCGCGACCTCGTCTACAAGCGGCAGTTCCGCCAGGAGTACACGGTGACCGCCAGCGGTGCCACGGACAAAACCGACTACTTCCTTTCGGCCGGTTATATGTCGGACCCCTCCTACATCGACAACTCGCACTTCAACCGCTACAGTGTCCGCTCAAACATCAATACACAGGTGACCAAATGGTTGAAAGCCGGACTGAACATGTCTTACAGCCGCCGGTCGACCCAGATGCAGAACGGCCGCTACAGCTCCCGTAACCCGGGCGCCATGGTGCAGAACGTATTTACCTGGACCAATATCTACAATCCGCTGGCATCGATCTACCAGCGCGACGCGCAGGGTAACATGATGTACGATGAGGAAGGAAACAAACAGGTGATCCACTATTACGATCAGCAGTACTCTCCGGTAGGTCCCGTCGTGCCGAAATGGGGCGGTACTTCTAAAACCACCGGTTATGACCTGCAGTACCAGATGGATAACTCCAAAACGGAGTACATTCAGAACGACATCTCGACGATCGGTTACGTGGAGGCCAAATTCCTCAAGGACTTCACCTTCAATGCCCGCATGTCCTACGATCAATCCTACGGCATGCGCTACATCTACCTGCCCAAGAAATGGGGAGAGTCGGCCGGCACCGAACAGGGTATGATGGGACGTAACTATCATCAAACAAACACAATCAACGCGCAGCAGACCCTGAATTGGGGCCACGACTACGGTAAACACCACGTAGACGCCATCATCGGTCATGAATTCGACTGGATGAATTCCCAGAATTTGAACTACAAGAGCTCTTTGTCCCTGATCGACGGCTTCGACACGTTCGCCAACTTCATCTACCTGAACAACGGCGGTACCTTCTCGGGCGTCGGCGGCGGCGAGGATCAGGAGGCCCTGGAAGGTTACTTCGGCCGCGCCAACTACATCTACGACAACAAATACTACCTGACCGCTTCGCTCCGTACCGACGGTTCCTCGAAGTTCAAAGAGATGGACAAACGCTGGGGCGTCTTCTGGAGCGTCGGCGGTGCATGGCGTATCTCGGCCGAAAACTGGATGCAGAGCGCTTCCAGCTGGCTGACCGACCTGAAGATCCGTGCCGACTACGGCGTGATCGGCAACCAGAGCGGTATCGGACGATACGGCGGCTACCAGACCTGGTCTTACGGTGCGACGGGTTACACCACACCGGGTTCTTACGCTCCGAAAGGTTGGAAATTGACCCAGAATGCCGCTCCCAACACGGCCCTGACCTGGGAGAAGAGGAAAACGGTCGATGTCGGACTCGACTTCCGCCTGTGGGACCGCTTCTACGGTACGTTGGACTGGTACCAGACCAACACGACCGACTTGCTGCTGGCTGCTCCGATCTCGTATGCCATGTCGGGACAGAACTCGCTGCTGCAAAACGTCGGTGAACTGCGTACCCGCGGTTTCGAGTTCGACCTGGGCGTAGACATCATCAAAACGCCGGACATCCTCTGGTCGTTTGCAGTAAACGGTGCGCATTACAAAGTCAAGATGATGAAGGCGCCCGAATCGATGATTAACCAGGAGGACGCGCTGCACTCGCAGAAATGGTGGTATGCGACCGCCGATGCGTGGAACGCTACCGGCGGTACCGGTTCGGGTTCTGCGGCCGCTTACCGCCGCTGGATCGGAGGCGATTACTACAATATCATCGCCGCCAAATACATGGGCGTGGACAAAACGACCGGTCTGCCGCTGTTCGGCGCGCTGGTGACCGAGTCGAACCAAAGCAAATTCCCCAACGCCAAAGTGGGTGAGGTCGTCGCTACGACCGACTATTCGGAGGCTTACATGTTCGATCTGGGCGATGCCACTCCCGACCTGATGGGCGGTTTCAGCACCTCGTTCCGCTGGAAAGACCTCGACTTCTCGGCCCAGTTCGCCTTCCAGATCGGAGGCAAGTTCTTTAGCCACCTGTACGGCGACTATGCATACGACGTATCGGGTATGGGTAACCGAAACCTTTCACAGGAATTGCTCGGCAATACCTTCAATGCGGAGAACACCAACGCCAAATTCCCGATGCTGATGAAATATTCGCCTAACGGCAGTAATACCTATTTGGGCGGTAACCGTGTTAGTAGCGGAAACACCTATACAGATCTGGCGGTCTTCAGCGCTTCTTACCTGAGTGTGAAGAACATTACCGTGGGATACAGTTTCCCGCAGAAATGGATGGACAAGATCGGTATCGGCGGCATCCGCGTATACGCTTCGCTGGACAACATGTGGCTGTTCTGCAAAAACGGTATCGATCCGCGCAACTCGATCACCGGCGGTTTCGACATCGGACCGATGGTTTATCCGATGATGCGCTCCTGCTCACTGGGTGTTAACGTAACTTTCTAA
- a CDS encoding RagB/SusD family nutrient uptake outer membrane protein codes for MKKYLIALSALAFATTSCYEKLNIAPPNAISNEQVQELLKTADDETIETILGAIANTLKPEMYGSGYNFRYSGNLDGTWSGQFIARLSCGNDIVKGNWQNPGDDYYNGENITGETNANNPSWWHRAFRMTTTANKAATMINEELIAENPSNLLKKYLGGIYVIRAFGYLYAQETFGTNSLGMPIYTKYDISQPAVARASAKETLDSVIRWATRADALFEAAGVGFKATPASDLTRGLTNYVIARAALLAVEAEGANASTYFATASAACDKMLGAGASLMTEEQYVQKQSGVTTIEGADYPVWKAATSGFMNFELNPEALYGFGWQYGGGGQIVTYANTWGGSYRIDDRLYNKIDPNDYRKDNFHPQIPADFPTISYAGASSFIDGGTSEVPTYWTSKFTNNVGLGGEVGNSNVTVRNRVDYAFIRLSEIYLMKAEIQARTGDEGGAKNTLNTLLNARTKAGATPLTCDNYQGMSGLSALQMVQLQSRIELWGEGGLEWFNNRRWNIPVNRQGSTVHWNPAMTYPVSQMTMKIPSEEISSNPNCQQNP; via the coding sequence ATGAAAAAATACTTGATAGCACTTTCCGCGCTGGCCTTCGCGACCACGTCGTGTTATGAGAAACTGAATATCGCTCCGCCCAACGCCATCTCCAACGAACAGGTGCAGGAGTTGCTGAAAACGGCGGACGATGAAACGATCGAAACCATCCTGGGGGCGATCGCCAACACGCTGAAACCCGAGATGTACGGCAGCGGATACAATTTCCGCTACTCCGGTAACCTCGACGGAACCTGGAGCGGACAGTTCATCGCCCGCCTCAGTTGCGGTAACGATATCGTAAAAGGTAACTGGCAAAACCCTGGGGATGACTATTACAACGGTGAAAACATCACTGGAGAAACCAATGCCAACAACCCGAGTTGGTGGCACCGGGCTTTCAGAATGACCACGACCGCCAACAAAGCGGCCACCATGATCAACGAAGAGCTGATTGCGGAAAACCCGAGCAATCTGTTAAAAAAGTACCTGGGAGGGATCTATGTTATCCGTGCATTCGGGTATCTCTATGCCCAGGAGACCTTCGGGACCAACAGCCTGGGTATGCCGATCTATACGAAATACGATATCAGTCAGCCGGCAGTGGCCCGTGCTTCGGCCAAAGAGACCCTCGACTCGGTAATCCGGTGGGCTACCCGCGCGGATGCACTCTTCGAAGCTGCCGGAGTCGGTTTCAAAGCGACGCCGGCCAGTGACCTGACCCGCGGCCTGACCAATTACGTCATCGCCCGTGCCGCGCTGCTGGCTGTCGAGGCCGAAGGGGCGAATGCAAGCACCTATTTCGCAACGGCATCGGCCGCCTGCGACAAGATGTTGGGTGCAGGAGCGTCTCTGATGACCGAAGAGCAATATGTACAAAAGCAGTCCGGCGTTACGACGATCGAAGGGGCCGACTATCCTGTCTGGAAAGCTGCGACCAGCGGTTTCATGAACTTCGAGCTGAACCCTGAAGCGCTTTACGGTTTCGGCTGGCAGTACGGCGGCGGCGGGCAGATCGTTACCTATGCCAATACATGGGGTGGTTCGTACCGTATTGACGACCGGCTTTACAACAAGATCGATCCGAACGACTACCGCAAGGATAACTTCCATCCGCAGATTCCGGCCGACTTCCCGACGATCTCTTATGCAGGTGCCAGCTCGTTTATCGACGGAGGTACCAGTGAAGTTCCGACTTACTGGACTTCGAAATTCACGAACAACGTAGGTCTCGGCGGAGAAGTCGGCAACTCGAATGTAACCGTACGCAACCGTGTTGACTACGCTTTTATCCGTTTGTCCGAGATTTACCTGATGAAGGCTGAAATTCAAGCCCGTACCGGAGATGAAGGAGGGGCGAAAAATACGCTGAACACGTTGCTGAACGCCCGTACCAAAGCCGGAGCTACTCCGCTGACCTGCGACAACTATCAGGGCATGAGTGGACTGAGCGCTCTGCAGATGGTGCAGCTCCAGTCCCGCATCGAACTGTGGGGTGAAGGTGGCCTCGAGTGGTTCAACAACCGCCGCTGGAACATTCCGGTGAACCGTCAGGGTTCTACGGTACACTGGAATCCTGCGATGACCTATCCGGTTTCACAGATGACCATGAAGATTCCTTCGGAGGAGATTTCATCGAACCCGAACTGTCAGCAAAATCCTTGA
- a CDS encoding RagB/SusD family nutrient uptake outer membrane protein, with protein MKKYLIALSLVGLATTSCYEKLNIAPPNAITDEQVQALLKTADEATVVTILGGMADNIPTLFKGGGYTTFNNQYFYNYQAQLLCRNITGNDLVTSASDYTAPSGDHGNLYAGINLNGASEEVSSAYWTRGYSLITSTNKVMNYLTDELLNENASLTLRKYKGWGQVMRAYAYNYLMECYVDSYTNGGSSKLGLSIYTKYSINNPPVARSSAKETYDSILTWAKDGVKLLKDAQVGYTKDDPTDIDLGVANFVLARAALCAGDWATVISACDEILAAYPTLMNESQYVGVNEAPSGADYVAYFAEHKGFTCLQQNPEVILGYPYNNKAYGSASYWTNNLATPNIASIDTRLYDKIAEGDYRKDNFHKDVWGSYTTPLNKINDGTTYQMGPYMNVKFAANVGIGQTVETASSTSLNIDYCMFRVSEVILMKAEALAQQGGSANAALDPLIQERTNGRYTAATYPYPSDVTTELQKVQLQTRIEMWGESGLEWFNNHRWNIPVNRQGSANHWNPAMQFSVSQMTMSIPMQEINTNPNLVLD; from the coding sequence ATGAAAAAATATCTGATAGCACTTTCGTTGGTAGGCCTTGCCACGACCTCGTGTTACGAAAAACTGAATATCGCTCCCCCCAACGCCATTACCGATGAACAGGTACAGGCACTGCTGAAAACAGCGGACGAAGCGACTGTGGTGACGATATTGGGAGGTATGGCCGATAACATCCCGACCCTCTTCAAAGGCGGCGGTTATACCACGTTCAACAACCAATATTTCTACAACTACCAGGCACAGCTCCTTTGCCGCAATATAACCGGTAACGACTTGGTAACGAGCGCTTCCGATTATACGGCTCCGAGCGGTGACCACGGTAACCTCTATGCGGGTATCAACCTGAACGGTGCTTCCGAGGAAGTCTCTTCAGCTTACTGGACTCGCGGCTACAGCCTCATTACCAGCACGAACAAGGTTATGAATTACCTGACCGACGAGCTGTTGAATGAAAATGCTTCGCTTACGCTCCGCAAGTACAAAGGCTGGGGCCAGGTGATGCGGGCGTATGCATACAACTACCTGATGGAGTGTTATGTTGACTCGTACACCAACGGTGGCAGTTCGAAACTCGGGTTGTCCATCTATACCAAGTACAGCATCAACAATCCTCCGGTGGCGCGTTCTTCGGCCAAGGAAACTTACGATTCGATCCTGACCTGGGCGAAAGACGGCGTTAAGCTGCTTAAGGACGCGCAGGTGGGTTACACCAAAGACGATCCGACCGATATCGACCTGGGCGTTGCCAATTTCGTACTGGCACGTGCGGCCCTGTGCGCCGGTGATTGGGCGACCGTGATCAGTGCCTGCGACGAGATTCTGGCCGCTTACCCGACGCTGATGAATGAGTCGCAGTACGTGGGTGTCAACGAAGCTCCATCTGGCGCCGATTACGTTGCTTACTTTGCCGAGCACAAAGGATTTACCTGCCTGCAGCAGAACCCCGAAGTAATTCTGGGTTATCCTTACAACAACAAAGCTTACGGCTCGGCAAGCTACTGGACGAACAACCTGGCAACTCCGAATATCGCCAGCATCGACACCCGGTTGTATGACAAGATTGCCGAAGGAGACTACCGTAAGGATAATTTCCACAAGGATGTTTGGGGATCGTATACCACTCCCCTGAATAAGATCAACGACGGTACGACGTATCAGATGGGACCGTATATGAACGTGAAATTCGCGGCCAACGTCGGTATCGGCCAGACGGTCGAAACCGCGTCGAGCACCTCCTTGAACATCGACTACTGCATGTTCCGCGTATCGGAGGTGATCCTGATGAAAGCCGAAGCTTTGGCACAACAGGGTGGCAGTGCGAATGCCGCTTTGGATCCGCTGATTCAGGAGCGTACGAACGGAAGGTATACGGCTGCCACCTATCCTTATCCGTCGGACGTGACGACGGAATTGCAGAAGGTTCAGTTGCAGACCCGTATCGAGATGTGGGGTGAGAGTGGCCTCGAGTGGTTCAACAACCACCGCTGGAACATTCCGGTGAACCGCCAGGGTTCTGCGAACCATTGGAATCCTGCCATGCAGTTCTCCGTATCGCAAATGACCATGAGCATTCCGATGCAGGAAATCAATACCAATCCTAATCTTGTACTGGATTAA
- a CDS encoding SusC/RagA family TonB-linked outer membrane protein, with the protein MKGTLRLFLVLCITALSMTLVQAQERTYSGVVKGSDGQPIIGASVEVVGTTVGTSTGLDGDYTIKANQGSKIKYSFLGTKSVTVTAGGSTTINVTLEDDAMGLEEVVVQAFGTAKKKDLTGSVSSIDSKLISSQSNSTLSKALEGSIPGLQVSSVDGQPGTDMGIRIRGIGTASQNNANALIVIDGVPNTNSNVLATLNPKDVESITVLKDAASTALWGSRGANGVVMVTTKRGQQGKARVTFEGKWGMNMIGSNQAELMDSPADIYENAWQAIYNSARYGSNQNYTTNVQNPNMTHEEAALFASQHLFNYTGSTTKFDGKNPMSNWLLYNVPGLTAEENLIKTGSGSNASSTLKNIFLVGTDGKLNPNATLMYNDDWEDAVFQKSFRQEYNVTVSGATDKTDYFISAGYLSDPSYFVSSKFNRYNLRSNVNTQINKWLKAGVNIAYSRRAQQSMATRWGRNPGTTVQNVFYWLYARNALAQMWQRDENGALMYDEKTGEKIFVGNNGQQYSPLGYVNARYPANGYNLIQQLQDDKDQTIYNDLNMSGYVEAKFLKDFTFRANIAVDETFAMRERYANKETGASKSYGGTMGRNYSDYMNINSQQLLTWAHDYGKHHVDALIGHEFNWNRSSSLNFKSAYSLINGFDTFANFLWLNGGDSPFSGGGGGEDQEALEGYFARANYNFDNKYYVTASIRADGSSKFRYNDDRWGVFWSVGGAWRLSSESWLADATWLTDLKLRADYGVIGNQNGIGRYAGYLTWSYGSTGNSTPGSFKPDGWKISQGSAAAALTWEKKKTVDVGLDFRLWDRFYGTLDWYQTNTTDMIWNAPTNYAATGQSSIAANSAELRTRGFEFELGVDIIKTPDILWSFGVNGAHYKTILTKVPEGTGSDKLNGMWEANPDGWTAAGTGTISNGAFYLRGVGKPYYNVYQYLYGGVDQATGLPLISSTVTSENIEALRASHYVGELKEGNMVYTTNHSLATRQEIGDATPKLIGGFNTSFRWKDLDFSATFAFQIGGKFFSNSYALYYYDDTTPGYLVSEDLRNNTWTATNTSAKYPMMMYANPNGDSYTYGASIGSWAYTDMSLFDASYLSVKNITVGYNFPQKWMDKIGIGGIRVYASLDNMWLITSKSGIDPRQSLVGGMEVGAMGYPQMRTCSLGVNITF; encoded by the coding sequence ATGAAAGGAACTCTACGATTGTTTTTAGTGCTGTGTATCACAGCATTAAGCATGACGCTGGTTCAGGCGCAGGAGCGGACTTACTCCGGCGTGGTGAAGGGCAGTGACGGGCAACCGATCATCGGCGCCAGCGTGGAAGTGGTGGGTACCACCGTAGGTACTTCGACGGGCCTTGACGGTGACTACACCATCAAAGCCAACCAAGGGAGCAAGATCAAATACTCCTTCCTGGGCACGAAGTCCGTGACGGTTACCGCAGGTGGCAGCACTACCATTAACGTCACCCTCGAAGACGATGCGATGGGCTTGGAGGAAGTCGTTGTTCAGGCTTTCGGTACCGCGAAGAAAAAAGACCTGACGGGTTCAGTCAGCTCGATCGACTCGAAACTGATCAGCTCACAGTCTAACTCGACGCTGTCCAAAGCCCTGGAAGGCTCTATCCCGGGTCTGCAGGTATCTTCGGTCGACGGCCAGCCTGGTACCGATATGGGTATCCGTATCCGCGGTATCGGTACTGCCAGCCAGAACAATGCGAATGCGTTGATCGTAATCGATGGGGTGCCCAATACAAACTCCAATGTACTGGCAACCCTGAACCCGAAGGATGTGGAATCGATCACCGTTCTGAAGGATGCCGCTTCGACAGCCCTGTGGGGTTCGCGCGGCGCCAACGGCGTCGTGATGGTAACGACCAAGCGCGGCCAGCAGGGCAAAGCCCGGGTTACTTTCGAAGGTAAGTGGGGTATGAACATGATCGGCAGCAATCAGGCAGAACTGATGGACAGCCCTGCTGATATTTATGAGAATGCCTGGCAGGCGATTTACAATTCGGCTCGCTATGGCAGCAATCAGAACTACACGACCAATGTGCAGAATCCGAACATGACTCACGAAGAGGCAGCCCTCTTCGCCAGCCAGCACCTGTTCAACTACACCGGAAGCACAACGAAGTTTGACGGCAAAAACCCGATGAGCAACTGGTTGCTGTACAACGTTCCGGGCCTGACCGCAGAAGAGAACCTGATCAAAACCGGCTCCGGATCCAATGCCAGCTCTACTTTGAAGAATATTTTCCTGGTAGGAACCGATGGCAAGCTCAATCCGAACGCCACCCTGATGTATAATGACGACTGGGAAGACGCCGTTTTCCAAAAATCTTTCCGCCAGGAGTATAACGTTACCGTCAGCGGTGCGACCGACAAAACCGACTATTTCATTTCAGCCGGCTACCTGTCCGATCCCTCTTATTTCGTTTCGTCTAAATTCAACCGCTATAACTTGCGTTCCAATGTCAATACGCAGATTAATAAATGGTTGAAAGCCGGTGTAAATATTGCTTACAGCCGTCGTGCCCAGCAATCGATGGCTACCCGTTGGGGACGTAACCCGGGTACGACCGTACAGAACGTCTTTTATTGGCTCTATGCCCGGAACGCCTTGGCCCAGATGTGGCAGCGCGACGAGAACGGTGCGTTGATGTACGATGAAAAGACCGGCGAAAAAATCTTTGTCGGAAACAACGGGCAACAGTACTCTCCGCTGGGATACGTCAATGCGCGTTATCCGGCCAACGGTTACAACCTGATCCAGCAGCTTCAGGACGATAAGGATCAAACGATCTACAACGACTTGAACATGAGCGGTTATGTAGAAGCCAAATTCCTGAAAGATTTCACGTTCCGTGCTAATATCGCCGTGGATGAAACTTTTGCGATGCGCGAACGCTATGCCAACAAGGAAACCGGAGCTTCCAAGTCTTACGGCGGTACGATGGGTCGTAACTACAGCGACTACATGAACATCAACAGCCAGCAATTGCTGACTTGGGCACACGATTACGGAAAACACCACGTAGACGCCCTGATCGGTCACGAGTTCAACTGGAACCGCTCTTCTTCGCTGAACTTCAAAAGCGCGTATTCACTGATCAACGGGTTTGACACGTTTGCCAACTTCCTGTGGCTCAACGGTGGCGATAGCCCCTTCTCAGGTGGTGGCGGCGGCGAGGACCAAGAGGCCCTCGAGGGTTACTTCGCCCGCGCAAATTACAACTTCGATAACAAGTACTATGTAACGGCTTCCATTCGTGCCGACGGTTCTTCGAAATTCCGCTACAACGACGACCGTTGGGGCGTGTTCTGGAGCGTGGGCGGCGCATGGCGTCTCTCTTCGGAATCTTGGCTCGCAGATGCTACCTGGCTGACCGACCTGAAACTTCGTGCCGACTACGGTGTGATCGGCAACCAGAACGGTATCGGCCGTTATGCAGGCTACCTGACCTGGAGCTACGGCTCAACGGGTAACAGCACCCCGGGCAGTTTTAAACCCGACGGTTGGAAAATCTCGCAGGGTAGTGCGGCTGCCGCTCTGACCTGGGAGAAGAAAAAGACCGTCGACGTAGGTTTGGATTTCCGTCTGTGGGACCGTTTCTACGGTACTTTGGACTGGTATCAGACCAATACCACCGATATGATCTGGAACGCACCGACGAACTATGCCGCTACCGGTCAGTCTTCGATCGCTGCGAACTCGGCCGAGTTGCGCACGCGCGGTTTCGAATTCGAACTGGGTGTGGATATCATCAAAACACCGGACATCCTTTGGTCGTTCGGTGTAAACGGGGCGCACTATAAGACGATCCTGACGAAAGTGCCCGAAGGCACCGGTTCGGACAAACTGAACGGTATGTGGGAAGCCAATCCCGACGGCTGGACTGCAGCCGGTACCGGTACGATCAGTAACGGTGCGTTCTACCTGCGCGGCGTGGGTAAACCCTATTACAACGTCTACCAGTATCTGTACGGCGGCGTTGACCAGGCTACCGGTCTGCCGCTGATCTCTTCGACGGTAACTTCGGAGAATATCGAGGCACTGCGCGCATCGCACTATGTGGGGGAACTGAAAGAGGGCAATATGGTATACACCACGAACCACTCGCTGGCCACCCGGCAGGAGATCGGCGACGCTACTCCGAAACTTATCGGCGGTTTCAATACCTCTTTCCGTTGGAAAGACCTCGACTTCTCGGCTACTTTCGCATTCCAGATCGGCGGTAAATTCTTCAGCAATAGCTATGCGCTGTATTACTACGATGATACGACCCCCGGCTATTTGGTTTCGGAAGATTTGAGAAACAATACCTGGACCGCGACCAATACCAGTGCGAAATACCCGATGATGATGTATGCCAATCCGAACGGTGACAGCTATACTTACGGCGCATCGATCGGCAGCTGGGCTTACACCGACATGTCGCTGTTCGATGCTTCTTACCTGAGTGTGAAAAACATTACCGTGGGCTATAACTTCCCGCAGAAATGGATGGACAAAATCGGTATCGGCGGTATCCGCGTATACGCCTCGTTGGATAATATGTGGCTGATTACCAGCAAGTCAGGTATCGATCCTCGTCAGTCTTTGGTCGGTGGTATGGAGGTTGGCGCTATGGGTTATCCTCAGATGCGCACCTGCTCGCTGGGTGTTAACATAACTTTCTAA